A single region of the Rhipicephalus microplus isolate Deutch F79 unplaced genomic scaffold, USDA_Rmic scaffold_1166, whole genome shotgun sequence genome encodes:
- the LOC142796132 gene encoding cadherin-86C-like has translation NAPNIDYSHNMRVLKLPKETPIGTIVYRLKGSDADSDVLTFGAQDAVGKALFQFRSVQFSQADVILKKALTEEEYTIRLFVTDGVETTEVESAIIVTNGTGLPHPFVDYSTLLRVPENTKVNSSIGYVTARERENSNLPVTFELRGSDKFKIRYEFGPRGTSKAVIQLIELLDYETRKVYELDILALNAWTDERYDTRNVAVLSMAVVAQDVPDTPPHFLDVPPVVTVSDSAPPGTSVLKLTAVDGDYGNPRNLTYLLDK, from the exons GTAACGCTCCCAATATCGACTACTCCCACAACATGAGAGTGCTCAAGCTTCCTAAAGAAACGCCGATTG GAACCATTGTGTACAGACTGAAAGGTTCCGACGCCGACTCAGACGTGCTCACCTTCGGTGCTCAGGACGCCGTTGGTAAGGCGCTCTTTCAGTTCCGCTCCGTCCAGTTCAGCCAGGCTGACGTGATTCTCAAGAAAGCGCTCACG GAAGAAGAATACACAATACGGCTCTTCGTCACGGATGGTGTGGAG ACAACCGAGGTGGAATCGGCAATAATTGTGACCAACGGTACAGGACTTCCGCATCCTTTCGTGGATTACAGCACTCTGTTGCGGGTGCCAGAG aacacCAAAGTCAACAGCAGCATCGGATACGTGACGGCAAGAGAGCGCGAAAACAGCAATTTGCCAGTGACCTTTGAACTCCGG GGTTCGGACAAATTCAAGATCCGTTACGAGTTTGGTCCGCGCGGCACAAGCAAGGCAGTGATCCAACTCATCGAGCTCCTCGACTACGAGACCCGTAAAGTGTACGAACTCGACATCCTCGCGCTG AACgcgtggacggacgaacgctacgaCACACGCAACGTAGCCGTACTGTCCATGGCCGTGGTGGCTCAGGACGTGCCGGACACGCCGCCGCACTTCCTGGACGTCCCGCCTGTCGTCACGGTCTCGGACTCGGCGCCACCC